One stretch of Candidatus Korarchaeota archaeon NZ13-K DNA includes these proteins:
- a CDS encoding 30S ribosomal protein S15: protein MARMHSRKRGKSESKRPPKSVPLDWVPMSKEEIEELVAKLGRRGIPPSQIGMILRDEYGVPLVKRVVGKKVTEILEEAGAAPRIPEDLMALINKAYRIRKHLEEHKKDLHAKRGLILTESKINRLAKYYKRVGKLPPDWSYSPELAELYAV from the coding sequence ATGGCTAGGATGCACAGCAGGAAGAGGGGTAAATCTGAATCGAAGAGACCACCCAAATCAGTTCCTCTGGACTGGGTCCCGATGAGTAAGGAGGAGATAGAGGAACTTGTCGCCAAGCTGGGGAGGAGAGGGATTCCCCCGAGCCAGATAGGGATGATACTCAGGGACGAGTACGGCGTCCCCCTCGTCAAGAGGGTAGTGGGAAAGAAGGTGACAGAGATACTAGAGGAGGCTGGCGCCGCCCCTAGGATCCCTGAGGACCTCATGGCGCTCATAAACAAGGCCTACAGGATAAGGAAGCACCTGGAGGAGCACAAAAAGGATCTACATGCAAAGAGGGGGCTGATACTCACTGAATCTAAGATAAACAGGCTAGCGAAGTACTACAAGAGGGTGGGTAAGCTTCCGCCGGATTGGAGCTACAGCCCGGAGCTAGCGGAGCTCTATGCCGTCTGA